The Candida dubliniensis CD36 chromosome 2, complete sequence genome contains a region encoding:
- a CDS encoding ATP-dependent RNA helicase, putative (Similar to S. cerevisiae MAK5), which translates to MVKQGKKKVSKPRKPPTLKQKLKKESKVVKAKDLQWKPVDIPDNLGDYEGFYGLEEIDGVDVQIVNGKTEFIVRDKGRVVDDSKKDEDHMDVEENETPEIEDEKPTEQDEEEFFGFDDDENDQENDNSTEGVSNNNKEYELAETNNVLNAVSFANLDLPLPDDNEINLPNWQEGDLGSSISAYTLYGLSQLNFKKPTPIQKETIPIALSGKDVIGKATTGSGKTLAYGIPILEKYIQSLNLIKQNNKDNKINHPTGIIFAPTRELAHQVVDHLNSLAKYSPLSTRGIVSITGGLSIQKQQRLLRHGPGIIVATPGRMLELIQGDSELAKRLASTDIIVLDEADRLLQDGHFDEFEKILELFGKNRPENKSIEWKWQTLVFSATFSRDLFRKLDRHQKGKSSSLMGNDEIVQLLNEKLKFKDKKPTLIDANPKEIVSGQITEALVECGPTERDLYLYYFLLMYKGSTLVFANSIDSVKRLVPLLNNLNIPAFSIHSSMIQKQRLRALEKFKEASQKNEVSVLVASDVAARGLDIPNIDHVVHYHLPRSADVYIHRSGRTARAGKEGVSVMFCSPQEASGPLRKLRRLVASNSNKESRLNMHNDVKLLPIEMDLVSQIKPRVEISSKLADASISSTATRKEDSWVKQAAEDLGVEDLSGLEDFEDDIIKKQRKRKEGKMLSKEETKALRYELKSLLANPIKKNARKSYITSGLQNLAHQMVTGAHHDDVLGHEKVNALSDLKGSKNKIKKIEKKRISKKK; encoded by the coding sequence atggTTAAACagggaaagaaaaaggtgTCAAAGCCAAGAAAACCACCTacattaaaacaaaaactcAAAAAGGAGTCGAAAGTAGTGAAAGCCAAAGATTTACAGTGGAAACCAGTTGATATCCCAGACAATTTGGGTGATTATGAAGGGTTTTATGGATTAGAGGAAATCGATGGAGTCGATGTGCAAATAGTTAATGGGAAAACCGAGTTCATAGTACGCGATAAAGGCAGAGTGGTTGATGATtcaaaaaaagatgaagaCCACATGGATGTTGAAGAGAATGAAACACCAGAAATTGAAGACGAGAAGCCAACCGAACAGgacgaagaagaattttttggatttgatgatgacgaaAATGATCAAGAAAATGACAATTCTACTGAAGGAGTgtcaaacaacaacaaagaataCGAGTTAGCAGAAACGAATAATGTATTGAATGCTGTTTCATTTGCCAACCTTGATTTACCTTTACCGGACGATAACGAAATAAACTTACCAAATTGGCAGGAAGGGGATTTAGGATCATCTATTAGTGCTTATACACTTTATGGGTTATCGCAGTTGAACTTTAAAAAGCCAACACCAattcaaaaagaaaccatTCCAATTGCATTGCTGGGAAAAGACGTCATCGGCAAGGCAACAACCGGGTCAGGTAAAACTTTAGCATATGGGATTccaattttggaaaaatatattcaatctTTGAACTtaatcaaacaaaacaataagGATAACAAAATTAACCATCCCACTGGGATTATATTTGCTCCTACCCGAGAGTTGGCTCACCAAGTTGTTGACCACTTGAACAGTTTGGCAAAATATTCACCGTTATCCACCAGAGGAATTGTAAGTATAACTGGAGGTCTTTCCATACAAAAACAGCAACGATTATTACGCCATGGTCCTGGGATAATTGTAGCAACACCAGGGAGAATGTTAGAATTGATCCAAGGAGACTCAGAATTGGCCAAAAGACTTGCATCCACCGACATAATAGTATTAGATGAGGCAGATAGATTGTTGCAAGATGGCcattttgatgaatttgagaAAATATTAGAGTTGTTTGGTAAAAATAGACCGGAAAACAAATCCATTGAATGGAAATGGCAGACTTTGGTCTTCAGTGCAACATTTTCGAGAGATTTATTTCGGAAATTAGATAGGCATCAGAAAGGTAAAAGTAGCTCATTGATGGGAAATGACGAGATTGTTCAGTTGTTAAATGAGAAGTTGAAATTCAAAGATAAAAAACCTACTCTCATTGATGCCAACCCGAAGGAGATTGTTTCGGGCCAAATCACAGAGGCATTGGTTGAATGTGGTCCTACAGAGCGTGATTTATACTTGTACTACTTTTTGTTAATGTACAAAGGATCAACTCTAGTTTTTGCTAACTCAATAGACTCTGTCAAGAGATTGGTTCCATTGTTAAACAATCTTAACATACCGGCATTCTCCATACACTCCTCAATGATTCAAAAGCAAAGATTGAGGGCATTAGAGAAATTTAAGGAAGCAAGCCAAAAGAACGAAGTATCAGTATTAGTTGCTTCGGATGTGGCTGCAAGAGGGTTAGATATACCAAATATCGACCATGTTGTTCATTACCATTTACCTAGATCCGCTGATGTATACATTCATCGATCGGGAAGAACTGCTAGAGCAGGGAAAGAAGGTGTATCAGTTATGTTTTGTTCACCTCAGGAAGCTTCAGGACCTTTACGAAAGTTGCGTCGTTTAGTTGCTAGCAACTCTAACAAAGAATCGAGATTGAATATGCATAACGATGTCAAGTTGCTTCCAATAGAAATGGATTTAGTATCACAAATAAAGCCTAGAGTGGAAATCTCATCTAAGTTAGCGGATGCTAGCATCTCATCTACAgcaacaagaaaagaagattcTTGGGTAAAACAAGCAGCTGAAGATTTAGGTGTGGAAGATTTATCTGGGCTTGAGGATTTTGAAGACGATATCATAAAAAAGCAGCGTAAGAGAAAAGAAGGGAAAATGTTGtctaaagaagaaaccaAGGCATTGAGATATGAATTAAAAAGTCTTTTGGCCAATccaatcaagaaaaatgCCCGTAAATCTTACATCACAAGTGGTCTCCAGAACTTGGCTCATCAAATGGTTACTGGTGCTCATCATGATGATGTGTTGGGTCATGAAAAAGTCAATGCATTAAGTGATTTGAAAGGttccaaaaataaaataaaaaaaatagaaaagaagagaatttcaaagaagaagtaa
- a CDS encoding alkylphosphocholine resistance protein, putative (Similar to S. cerevisiae LEM3): MSRTANDSQQIENGDQQQEGALDEYAQEGEYESSSDYDDESFVDKKEKSRRPKENSFTQQRLKAINPVLTAKTVIPLLVAIAIVFVPLGAAMWYASHRIEDITIDYSQCQNLASFDYWSDIPDNFTTYNFRNINANTEPKPKFSWKLTNDTSQQFDDEKLVCQVQFEVLEKMKGPIYLYYRLHNFYANHRRYVKSFSEDQLNGKPATLDTIKNTVGQNCQPLSDINGKRIYPCGLIANSLFNDTFTEAFEAVNGTSSDNTLVLTDKGIAWSTDKNRFKKTQYNYTEVVPPPNWYKKFPNGYNETNIPDISTWYQFQNWMRPSALATFNKLALRNDTGSLERGIYQISVGLHFPVLPYKGKKYLYITQRSVIGGKNDFLGISWMVGGGICFVLGLALLVINFVKPRKTGDVNLLSWNQEKTKRDEQSAAAAEGVTTGFEK, translated from the coding sequence ATGTCACGAACAGCAAATGACTCACAACAAATTGAGAATGGAGATCAGCAGCAAGAAGGTGCATTAGATGAGTATGCCCAAGAGGGAGAATATGAATCATCTTCAGATTATGATGACGAACTGTTTGTTGacaaaaaggaaaagtCTAGGAGACCGAAAGAAAACTCATTCACACAACAAAGATTAAAAGCCATAAACCCCGTGTTAACTGCAAAGACGGTTATTCCGTTGTTGGTTGCCATTGCCATAGTATTTGTGCCTTTGGGTGCAGCCATGTGGTATGCATCGCATAGAATTGAAGATATCACAATTGATTACAGCCAATGTCAAAATTTGGCTAGCTTTGATTACTGGTCAGATATTCCTGATAATTTTACTACTTATAACTTCCGAAATATCAATGCAAACACCGAGCCAAAGCCAAAGTTTTCATGGAAGTTAACAAATGACACATCGCAGCAATTCGACGATGAAAAGTTAGTGTGCCAGGTGCAGTTCGAAGTATTGGAGAAAATGAAGGGTCCAATTTATCTTTACTATCGTTTACATAACTTCTATGCTAATCACAGACGTTATGTTAAATCTTTCAGTGAGGACCAATTGAATGGAAAGCCAGCAACCTTAGATACTATAAAGAACACGGTAGGACAAAACTGCCAGCCTCTCTCAGATATCAATGGGAAAAGAATTTACCCATGTGGGTTGATTGCCAACTCTTTATTTAACGATACATTTACGGAAGCATTCGAAGCTGTCAACGGGACATCAAGTGACAATACACTTGTATTGACAGATAAAGGAATTGCCTGGTCAACCGACAAGAATAGATTTAAGAAAACCCAATACAACTATACTGAGGTTGTGCCACCACCAAATTGGTATAAGAAATTTCCAAATGGATACAATGAGACAAACATTCCAGATATATCTACCTGGtaccaatttcaaaattggaTGCGTCCGTCAGCTTTAGCTACATTCAATAAGTTAGCCTTGCGTAATGATACTGGATCGTTAGAGCGTGGTATATACCAAATTAGTGTTGGATTACATTTCCCAGTTTTACCATATaagggaaaaaaatatttgtaCATCACCCAAAGATCGGTTATTGGAGGAAAGAATGACTTTTTAGGTATCAGTTGGATGGTTGGTGGAGgtatttgttttgtattAGGATTAGCCTTGTTGGTGATTAATTTTGtgaaaccaagaaaaacCGGAGATGTGAATTTGCTTAGTTGGAACCAAGAGAAAACAAAGAGAGATGAACAAAGTGCTGCAGCTGCCGAAGGTGTCACCACTGGGTTTGAAAAATGA
- a CDS encoding conserved hypothetical protein (GFP-fusion protein localizes to nucleolus; non-essential gene), with protein MAKKKSRSGLLKAPKTITGKHGIPKSLKPQRAREIIRRFHVLQKSKDSVLAKLQKIISQISKTDYHQVEEMSTYQEAFKGFVLPLKYSENPIYKIDNTLNKNDLIKILACIDAEIKQRGGIEAYQSASTQGQAGKRGGDSSKKLVEWLKSDLYKQKLQHVNALEIGCLSPYNAISTSSIFEDVVRIDLNSQNSLILEQNFMDRPIPQKESEKFNLISCSLVLNFVPSPKERGEMLLRITKFLKNPKKSMSALFLVLPLPCVSNSRYFDSKKLIELMTVLGFTQTFSYEGNKVVYWLFDWNGKVNLKKKFCKKELHSGSNRNNFCITLA; from the coding sequence ATggcaaaaaagaaatcacgATCAGGTTTACTTAAAGCACCTAAAACCATTACTGGAAAACATGGCATTCCTAAAAGTTTAAAGCCACAAAGGGCGAGAGAAATTATACGAAGATTTCATGTGTTACAGAAGAGTAAAGATTCCGTACTAGCCAAACTTCAAAAGATCATTTCACAAATCTCCAAAACTGACTACCATCAAGTTGAAGAAATGTCTACTTATCAAGAAGCTTTTAAAGGGTTTGTTTTACCTTTGAAATATTCGGAAAACCCAATATACAAAATAGACAACACTCTCAATAAGAATGATctaatcaaaatattggCATGTATAGATGCTGAAATCAAACAGCGTGGAGGAATTGAAGCCTACCAATCTGCATCAACTCAAGGACAAGCGGGCAAAAGAGGTGGAGATTCTTCTAAAAAGTTGGTAGAATGGTTGAAACTGGACTTGTACAAACAGAAACTTCAGCATGTGAATGCCTTAGAAATTGGCTGTCTTAGTCCGTATAATGCAATATCCACAAGCTCGATATTTGAAGATGTCGTTcgtattgatttgaattccCAAAACTCATTGATACTTGAACAAAACTTTATGGATCGACCTATTCCCCAAAAAGAGTCGGAAAAGTTTAATCTAATCTCCTGTTCTTTGGTTTTGAATTTTGTCCCTTcaccaaaagaaagaggAGAGATGTTGCTTCGAATAACtaagtttttgaaaaaccCTAAAAAGTCAATGAGTGCCTTGTTTTTAGTATTGCCATTACCTTGTGTTTCTAATTCCCGATATTTCGATAGCAAGAAGCTAATAGAATTAATGACCGTATTGGGATTTACTCAGACGTTTTCTTATGAGGGAAATAAGGTGGTCTATTGGTTATTTGATTGGAATGGGAAAgtgaatttgaagaaaaaattttgcaaGAAAGAGCTACACTCGGGATCTAATAGAAATAACTTTTGCATAACACTAGCATGA
- a CDS encoding eukaryotic peptide chain release factor subunit, putative (Similar to S. cerevisiae SUP1;~In S. cerevisiae: polypeptide release factor involved in translation termination; mutant form acts as a recessive omnipotent suppressor.;~In C. albicans: putative translation release factor 1, which interacts with stop codons and promotes release of nascent peptides from ribosomes.), translated as MSETEAEKNIEIWKVKKLIKSLEMARGNGTSMISLVIPPKGQISLIQKMLTEEYGTASNIKSRVNRLSVLSAITSTQQKLKLYNSVPRNGLVVYCGDVITDEGKEKKLNIDFEPFKPINTSLYLCDNKFHVEALNELLENDDRFGFIIMDGNGALFGAVSGNTREVLHKFTVDLPKKHGRGGQSAVRFSRLREEKRHNYVRKVAEVAVQNFITADKVNVKGLILAGSADFKNELSKSDLFDNRLQAKVIKIVDISYGGENGFNQAIELSAETLANVKFVQEKKLLEAYFEEISQDTGKFCYGIEDTLKALDLGSCEKIIVYENLNTIRYTLKDIEGEEVVAHVNPELPDKSWQLDKKTGTEMEIIKEESFLEWLAENYKNYGAELEFVTDKSSEGAQFVQGFGGIGAILRYKVNFEQLADESSEDEYYDDDDDSFI; from the coding sequence ATGTCTGAAACAGAAGCTGAAaagaatattgaaatttggaAGGTTAAGAAGTTAATCAAGTCTTTGGAAATGGCCAGAGGTAATGGTACCTCCATGATTTCTTTGGTTATACCACCAAAAGGTCAAATTTCATTGATCCAAAAAATGTTAACAGAAGAATATGGTACAGCCTCGAACATTAAGTCAAGAGTCAATAGATTGTCTGTCTTATCAGCAATTACTTCGACACAACAGAAATTAAAGTTGTACAACAGTGTCCCAAGAAACGGGTTAGTTGTTTATTGTGGTGATGTCATAACTGAtgaaggaaaagaaaagaagttGAACATAGATTTTGAACCTTTCAAACCAATAAACACATCTCTTTATTTGTGTGATAACAAATTTCACGTTGAAGCTTTGAATGAATTGTTGGAAAACGACGACAGGTTTGGTTTCATTATTATGGATGGTAATGGTGCGTTGTTCGGTGCTGTCAGTGGTAACACTAGAGAAGTCTTACACAAATTTACAGTGGATTTGCCAAAAAAGCATGGTAGAGGTGGTCAATCTGCTGTTCGTTTCTCCCGTTTAAGAGAGGAAAAGAGACACAACTATGTCAGAAAGGTTGCTGAAGTTGCAGTacaaaatttcattactGCTGATAAGGTAAATGTCAAGGGTTTGATTTTGGCTGGTTCTGCAGACTTTAAGAACGAATTGTCAAAATCTGATTTGTTTGATAACAGATTGCAAGCAAAAGTCATCAAGATAGTTGATATTTCGTATGGTGGGGAAAATGGTTTCAACCAGGCTATTGAATTGTCAGCTGAAACTTTGGCTAATGTCAAATTTGTTCAAgagaagaaattattagaagcATACTTTGAGGAAATCAGTCAAGACACTGGGAAATTCTGTTATGGTATAGAAGATACTTTGAAGGCTTTAGATTTAGGTTCTTGTGAAAAGATCATTGTTTACGAGAATTTAAACACCATCAGATACACATTAAAAGATATTGAGGGAGAAGAAGTTGTTGCACATGTTAATCCAGAATTGCCTGATAAATCATGGCAATTAGACAAAAAGACAGGAACAGAAATGGAAATTATCAAGGAAGAGTCATTCTTGGAATGGTTAGCTGAGAACTATAAAAATTATGGTGCTGAATTAGAGTTTGTCACCGATAAATCATCTGAAGGTGCCCAATTCGTACAAGGGTTCGGTGGTATTGGTGCCATATTGAGATACAAGGTTaattttgaacaattggCAGATGAATCAAGTGAAGACGAatattatgatgatgacgatgacaGTTTTATTTAG